TCACCTGGTATGAGAAACAACCAGGGTATAGCTCCTATTTCGCCCTCTGCACGGCTCGTGGGCACAGCTGGATACTTTCCCCCAAAGGCTGGTGGTCCGGGGCACTCGCCGCTAGCCCAGCAACTGCCTGGCGTACAGTCGGTAGCACCGGGATCACCTTTACCAGTGGAGACCTCCTCTGGGCATCCTCCGCCTATATCTGGTATttatcaccaccaccaccagagTCCTGCGCCCTCGACATCAGCATTTGCAAGCCACCGAGCGAGTACGAACCACACCCCGACCCCTAGCTCCAAGGAGAGCAGCCCGACAACGCCCGTACCCATGTTCAACCAGTTAGGCCGTTCATCACCCGCCCTTTCTgctgcaccaccaccccagccagCCCCAACGTACATGAACTCTGCCCCATACGCGACAGTTGATCCTGTTTCTCGACTACCGGCATCCCTTACTGGGCAGAGTCGCTCCGGTGGGACGGAAACACCCGGCGTGGGAGGGACCCAGAGCCAGTCCAGCACCCTTCGTCCAGGTATGATACCTTGTTTCGTCGACATGAAGTCGGGTTCTTCAAGCCAAGCAGAGAAGCGGAAGGCCAACAGCGATGCGTCCAGGAGATTTCGCAACAGAAAACGGAAcgagatgcagatggagcAGAAAATTACTTCACAGCAGGATGAGATCCGGAAGCAGGTGGAGACGATCCAGAAACAGGCCGAGGAGCTTGAAATTTTGATGGAACAGCGGGAATTCTATCGATCTGAGAGGGACTACTTCCGTGAGCAAGCTTCTCACTTTGTCCAGATCCCTGCCCGACCGAGATCTCCTCACCTCCTGCGACCCAAGTCTGAAGCCACCGGGTCGGAGAGGGAGACTCAGGCTTGGACTGGATCAGACGCCCCATtgaaggttgaagaagaaacgccTGACATGCCCTCTCCCCAACGTGCGGCGGGGCCTCTCGCGCCCGCCCCAAGTGTTACCTCCCTTCCCGGTGCAATGCCTGGGGGACGCTGGTCCGCTCCGTCGCCGCACTCGTCGGCACAGGCAGAAAGACTTGCACCGGATGAGCGACAAGCAAGGCCGATGCCTCCGACACCGGGCGCGTGGAATCGTCCTGCATAGGGGCAGAAGCTGCAAATATGAAACAACTACTACAACAATCACAACAACCCGCTTGGCTTGAGATGCGTCAGGAACCCAGCTCCACCGATAACGGAGCCAAGCGCGTTTAGAGTTGGGGAATACTTACTACATACTATCTACACTCCCTTCGTACTGACATGGTCTGGAACTCATTGAAAAAGTACTTGCTTGATATTTTGTTTCTCCGCAGCGAAAATTCATACCGCATCGAAGGATTATGCGGACGTTTTGCATGGGTATATTTGGACTTTGTCATTGCTTGGTGGATTatctcgtcgtcttctgtgTGCATGATCTGGCTTATTACACTTGCACATATTCCCCATACGTTTTATGTTACTACCTTGATACGTTATTATAAGAGTCTGATTATCGTCATCTGTTGGGTACAGCGGGGTGCGGAGCACTGCGTTGATCGGCCTCGCGTGGGAGGCCAACTGTTTCATTGTTATCGCTGCAGGGTAGTTGGTGTTTGGGATCCGATTCATTTTCCTACTGCCTTTTATTATTCGCTTGCTTTTGGTACTTCGAGAACGATACCATCCTACTGTTCTGCTTCGTTGCTGATCTTGTTAGTTATTGATGATTTGATGTTTACTCGGCCGTGCGATTTGTGGACCTCCATAGACTGTATAGTACAATTGATCTTGCCGCCGTTGCATTTGGCATTTGGAAGACGGAAGACTAcctatttatttataaatgaCGCAGAGAGCTAGCAATTACTAGCACATGGGGAGTCAGGTACCCTATATTAAGGAGAGACCTTGCCTGAGGCCAACAACCGGACCGGTCTACCCACGTGCCGTGCGCCAGCCTATAATCTGTCATTCCTGGGCCTTGCCTCCACACTCTTGCAGACAACCTTGTGGACAGCAGCCCGCCCTCGTCCACGTCCGCTCCTCATTAACGTGGGatggcttctccttcaactctCTGGCTGCCAACCGAACCAGGCACCAGGAACCCATTGATCCACTATATCCCGGTAGTTGCGACGTGagccgaagatgaaggggcTACCAATATTTAAGCACCACCGCCCCGTTCGGGGGTCGAGGTTGAGGAGCAGGCTCACATTCGCTTTGGTCATGGCTTTCGCTGTAATATCACTTTCGATTTTTTATTTGCTCTCGAGGTAGGTTTCCCATAAGTTACATATCACATAATCATATACCTGTGTCCCATTGTTGGGTTAATACTTACTCGGCAACGCCAGCGTTTCTGCTCAGACCCCATCAAAAAACCAGTCATGCAATTCAATTGACCACGGGTATCAATGTTTCCCGCAGGTATCACATCTCTGGGGCCAGTACTCGCCGTATTTTTCACTGGATCGGGAGTCTGCTACTTCCGCG
Above is a window of Aspergillus puulaauensis MK2 DNA, chromosome 2, nearly complete sequence DNA encoding:
- a CDS encoding uncharacterized protein (COG:S;~EggNog:ENOG410PRBS;~InterPro:IPR004827;~antiSMASH:Cluster_2.10;~go_function: GO:0003700 - DNA-binding transcription factor activity [Evidence IEA];~go_process: GO:0006355 - regulation of transcription, DNA-templated [Evidence IEA]), yielding MSNIPPVSGPPPTDAHSRGNRGSLERKRRHVDEEILSSTTEHREFVRSRPLSWQPSTPVEPPLGSSQHRSIGVNSILNHPATEGPGVRTASVDGGRESLGEQMSPDSTPSHSRFSSSSTVHLPSPSMHTPKPAALSPGMRNNQGIAPISPSARLVGTAGYFPPKAGGPGHSPLAQQLPGVQSVAPGSPLPVETSSGHPPPISGIYHHHHQSPAPSTSAFASHRASTNHTPTPSSKESSPTTPVPMFNQLGRSSPALSAAPPPQPAPTYMNSAPYATVDPVSRLPASLTGQSRSGGTETPGVGGTQSQSSTLRPGMIPCFVDMKSGSSSQAEKRKANSDASRRFRNRKRNEMQMEQKITSQQDEIRKQVETIQKQAEELEILMEQREFYRSERDYFREQASHFVQIPARPRSPHLLRPKSEATGSERETQAWTGSDAPLKVEEETPDMPSPQRAAGPLAPAPSVTSLPGAMPGGRWSAPSPHSSAQAERLAPDERQARPMPPTPGAWNRPA